The Cellulomonas wangleii genome includes a region encoding these proteins:
- a CDS encoding 5-formyltetrahydrofolate cyclo-ligase, which produces MSAVAQPPWHAEEEATGRRSRPRDASEEKDVLRRRVRAHRAQRSTRRRTESAQRLAQVVLTIPEVAAARCVSIYASRPTEPGTGPLIDALAARGVRLLLPVLGTGLQRDWAEYAGPDDLHERAPGRPPEPSGPALGAAALGDADVVLVPALAVDTAGGRLGQGGGWYDRVLAHVRPDAPVVALVHEDEILDRVPREPHDRTVGTVATPDGWRRVGPATSETAGPAADAPG; this is translated from the coding sequence ATGAGCGCCGTCGCCCAGCCCCCCTGGCACGCCGAGGAGGAGGCGACCGGCCGCCGCTCGCGGCCCCGTGACGCGTCCGAGGAGAAGGACGTCCTGCGCCGCCGGGTGCGTGCCCACCGCGCGCAGCGCTCGACCCGGCGCCGCACCGAGTCCGCACAGCGGCTCGCGCAGGTGGTCCTCACCATCCCCGAGGTGGCGGCGGCCCGCTGCGTCAGCATCTACGCGTCGCGCCCCACCGAACCCGGGACCGGTCCGCTCATCGACGCCCTGGCGGCGCGCGGCGTGCGGCTGCTGCTGCCCGTGCTCGGGACGGGCCTGCAGCGCGACTGGGCGGAGTACGCGGGCCCGGACGATCTGCACGAGCGTGCCCCGGGCCGGCCGCCGGAGCCGAGCGGGCCCGCGCTCGGCGCGGCCGCACTGGGTGACGCGGACGTCGTGCTGGTGCCGGCGCTCGCGGTCGACACCGCGGGCGGCCGGCTCGGCCAGGGCGGCGGCTGGTACGACCGCGTGCTGGCGCACGTGCGCCCCGACGCCCCCGTCGTGGCCCTGGTGCACGAGGACGAGATCCTCGACCGGGTCCCCCGTGAGCCCCACGACCGGACCGTCGGCACGGTCGCGACGCCCGACGGCTGGCGCCGCGTCGGCCCGGCGACGTCCGAGACCGCCGGGCCCGCCGCCGACGCGCCCGGCTGA
- a CDS encoding molybdopterin molybdotransferase MoeA: MRSVQDHLATVLAAAGPVPPLDVVLHDAAGCILAADVLAPVDVPAVPVATRDGYAVAADDTYSAGARGPELPVAHDLHAGSAAGLRHVPGTAVRVASGAPLPRGADAVVPVEETDRGQARVAFQRAARPGQHVRYAGADVRAGEVVLTAGTRLGARQIALAAAIGRGRLPVHPTPRVVLMSVGDELVEPTTAARPGTVFEVDGHALETAVRDAGATPVRVGAVPDEHAALREALEDQLVRADLVVLTGGLSELAHDTVKDVLAPLGTVRLDQVAMTPGTRHGFGTVGALGLDVAEPGGRTVPLFALQGHPVAAQVSFEVFVRPALRAMAGHTELFRPSVAAAATHGWASPPGLRQFVPAMVLGSPDEGYRVTPVGDPAAPSVTALAHANALAVVGEGDLGVEAGTVVHCLVLEG, from the coding sequence ATGAGATCGGTCCAGGACCACCTCGCCACCGTGCTCGCCGCCGCGGGTCCGGTGCCGCCGCTCGACGTCGTCCTGCACGACGCCGCGGGGTGCATCCTCGCCGCCGACGTCCTCGCGCCCGTCGACGTGCCGGCCGTCCCGGTGGCGACCCGCGACGGCTACGCCGTCGCGGCGGACGACACGTACTCGGCCGGGGCGCGCGGGCCGGAGCTGCCGGTGGCGCACGACCTGCACGCGGGCAGCGCGGCCGGTCTGCGGCACGTGCCGGGCACCGCCGTGCGGGTCGCGTCGGGTGCGCCGCTGCCCCGGGGCGCGGACGCCGTGGTGCCGGTCGAGGAGACGGACCGCGGGCAGGCGCGCGTGGCGTTCCAGCGCGCCGCCCGGCCCGGTCAGCACGTCCGGTACGCGGGGGCCGACGTGCGCGCGGGGGAGGTCGTGCTCACCGCCGGCACCCGCCTGGGGGCGCGCCAGATCGCGCTGGCCGCCGCGATCGGCCGCGGTCGGCTCCCCGTGCACCCGACGCCGCGCGTCGTGCTGATGTCGGTGGGCGACGAGCTCGTGGAGCCGACGACGGCGGCCCGGCCCGGCACGGTGTTCGAGGTCGACGGCCACGCGCTCGAGACGGCCGTGCGGGACGCGGGCGCCACGCCCGTGCGCGTCGGGGCCGTCCCCGACGAGCACGCCGCCCTGCGCGAGGCCCTCGAGGACCAGCTGGTCCGAGCCGACCTCGTGGTCCTCACCGGCGGGCTGTCCGAGCTGGCCCACGACACGGTCAAGGACGTCCTGGCGCCGCTGGGCACGGTGCGGCTCGACCAGGTGGCGATGACCCCGGGCACGCGGCACGGCTTCGGCACCGTCGGGGCGCTGGGGCTGGACGTCGCGGAGCCGGGCGGACGGACGGTCCCCCTGTTCGCGCTGCAGGGGCACCCGGTGGCCGCGCAGGTGTCGTTCGAGGTGTTCGTACGTCCGGCGCTGCGGGCCATGGCGGGGCACACCGAGCTGTTCCGCCCGTCCGTCGCGGCGGCTGCCACGCACGGATGGGCCTCCCCGCCGGGACTGCGCCAGTTCGTGCCCGCCATGGTGCTCGGCTCCCCGGACGAGGGGTACCGCGTCACCCCCGTCGGTGACCCCGCGGCCCCGTCGGTCACCGCGCTGGCGCACGCCAACGCGCTGGCGGTGGTGGGCGAGGGCGACCTCGGGGTGGAGGCCGGGACGGTCGTGCACTGCCTGGTGCTGGAGGGCTGA
- a CDS encoding GNAT family N-acetyltransferase, with the protein MATGWPVQLVDGDVRLRPLRRRDADAWMTMRARNVGWLEPWDATSPEPVRGPRPTFGQFVRALSAQAREGSALPFAVDRGGELVGQLTVSSIQWGSLRSAAIGYWVSQHVAGQGITPTAVALATDHCFGPVGLHRVEVNIRPENVPSLRVVEKLGFRDEGLRERYLHIQGRWCDHRTFALTVEDVPDGLLARWHRRQRGIGSP; encoded by the coding sequence GTGGCGACGGGGTGGCCCGTCCAGCTGGTCGACGGTGACGTGCGCCTGCGTCCGCTGCGCCGGCGCGACGCGGACGCGTGGATGACGATGCGGGCGCGCAACGTCGGCTGGCTGGAGCCGTGGGACGCGACGAGCCCGGAGCCGGTGCGCGGGCCGCGGCCCACGTTCGGGCAGTTCGTGCGTGCGCTGTCGGCCCAGGCGAGGGAGGGGTCCGCGCTGCCGTTCGCCGTGGACCGCGGCGGTGAGCTCGTCGGGCAGCTGACGGTGTCGTCGATCCAGTGGGGCTCGTTGCGCTCCGCGGCGATCGGGTACTGGGTGTCGCAGCACGTCGCGGGGCAGGGGATCACGCCGACGGCGGTGGCGCTCGCGACCGACCACTGCTTCGGTCCGGTCGGGCTGCACCGGGTCGAGGTGAACATCCGGCCGGAGAACGTACCGTCGCTGCGCGTCGTCGAGAAGCTGGGGTTCCGCGACGAGGGGCTGCGGGAGCGGTACCTGCACATCCAGGGCCGGTGGTGCGACCACCGGACGTTCGCGCTGACGGTCGAGGACGTGCCCGACGGTCTGCTCGCACGCTGGCACCGCCGGCAGCGCGGCATCGGCAGCCCCTAG
- a CDS encoding glycoside hydrolase family 6 protein: MPVPATASPTTAPAPATTPATVRRLPRAVAAAGAVLATVCVLLPLPASATGGPAAVPATVERSQAHRTVLQVRPAYVDPASDAATAARTARAEGRPGDARLLEKVAAQSTARWLGPADGTARVRAYAQAAVAAGTTPVVVTYAIPDRDCGSHSGGGIATPAEYRAWVDAVAAGLAGARAVVVVEPDALLHLDRCGDRGARLAMLRYSVDAYAAVGAEVYLDGASSNSFGWSARHLADIAQRLRDAGVDRAAGFAVNTSNFQTGAQEVAYGERLSALVGGAGFVVDTSRNGNGPLAGPNGTVWCNPEGRALGNPPRATGTGPHVADLWLKTPGRSDGTCNGGPAAGRFWEAYLLGLAARAAW, from the coding sequence ATGCCTGTGCCTGCCACCGCCTCCCCCACCACCGCCCCCGCCCCCGCCACCACCCCTGCCACCGTCCGCCGGCTCCCGCGTGCCGTCGCCGCCGCCGGCGCCGTCCTGGCGACCGTGTGCGTCCTGCTGCCCCTGCCCGCGAGCGCGACCGGCGGCCCCGCCGCGGTGCCGGCCACCGTCGAACGCTCGCAGGCCCACCGCACCGTCCTGCAGGTGCGCCCGGCCTACGTCGACCCCGCGTCCGACGCCGCGACGGCGGCCCGCACGGCCCGGGCGGAGGGGCGCCCGGGCGACGCACGGCTCCTCGAGAAGGTGGCGGCGCAGAGCACCGCACGCTGGCTGGGCCCCGCCGACGGCACGGCGCGCGTCCGTGCGTACGCCCAGGCCGCCGTCGCGGCGGGCACGACGCCGGTCGTCGTGACCTACGCGATCCCCGACCGCGACTGCGGCAGCCACTCGGGCGGGGGCATCGCCACGCCTGCGGAGTACCGCGCGTGGGTCGACGCCGTCGCGGCGGGCCTGGCGGGTGCGCGCGCCGTCGTCGTGGTCGAGCCCGACGCACTGCTGCACCTCGACCGCTGCGGCGACCGTGGGGCCCGCCTGGCGATGCTGCGGTACTCGGTGGACGCGTACGCGGCCGTGGGCGCCGAGGTCTACCTCGACGGCGCGTCGAGCAACAGCTTCGGCTGGAGCGCCCGCCACCTGGCGGACATCGCCCAGCGGCTGCGCGACGCCGGGGTCGACCGGGCGGCCGGGTTCGCCGTCAACACGTCGAACTTCCAGACCGGCGCGCAGGAGGTGGCGTACGGCGAGCGGCTGTCCGCGCTGGTCGGCGGCGCCGGCTTCGTCGTGGACACGTCCCGCAACGGCAACGGCCCGCTGGCGGGGCCGAACGGCACGGTGTGGTGCAACCCCGAGGGCCGGGCCCTCGGCAACCCGCCGCGCGCCACGGGCACCGGCCCGCACGTCGCCGACCTGTGGCTGAAGACCCCTGGCCGGTCCGACGGCACCTGCAACGGCGGCCCCGCCGCCGGACGGTTCTGGGAGGCGTACCTGCTGGGGCTGGCCGCCCGCGCCGCCTGGTAG
- a CDS encoding UTP--glucose-1-phosphate uridylyltransferase — protein sequence MTGLDLAQQKMRDAGVPAAAVDVFTRFYGLLESGSTGIVRESDVDPLADVPHLDDLEVDDAAAADALARTAVIKLNGGLGTSMGMDRAKSLLPVRGSRTFLDVTADQVLAAREATGARLPLVLMNSFRTRDDSLAALAAYPQLAVDGVPLDFLQNREPKLLVDGLTPVAWDADPTLEWCPPGHGDLYPALYASGVLDALLAAGFRYASVSNSDNLGATPDARVAGWFAASGAPFAAEVARRTPADRKGGHLVVRRSDGRIVLRESAQTAPEDADAAADIATHAYFNTNNLWLDLEALSAELERTGGVLDLPLIRNEKHVDPTDRTSPKVVQVESAMGAAIEVFDGAAVLEVGRERFLPVKTTNDLLVLRSDVYAEDDAHRLVAVVDAPFVDLDPAHYALVGEFDTRVPHVPSLRGATSLRVRGDWSLGRGVAVVGDAELTGEGGTVPDGATLVADVSADAVRA from the coding sequence ATGACCGGACTCGATCTCGCCCAGCAGAAGATGCGTGACGCGGGCGTCCCCGCCGCCGCCGTCGACGTGTTCACCCGGTTCTACGGACTCCTGGAGTCGGGGAGCACGGGGATCGTCCGCGAGTCGGACGTCGACCCCCTCGCGGACGTCCCGCACCTCGACGACCTCGAGGTCGACGACGCGGCGGCCGCGGACGCCCTCGCACGCACCGCCGTCATCAAGCTCAACGGCGGGCTCGGCACGTCGATGGGCATGGACCGCGCCAAGTCGCTGCTGCCCGTGCGCGGCAGCCGCACGTTCCTCGACGTGACCGCCGACCAGGTGCTCGCGGCGCGCGAGGCGACGGGTGCGCGGCTCCCGCTGGTGCTGATGAACTCGTTCCGCACCCGGGACGACAGCCTGGCGGCGCTGGCGGCGTACCCGCAGCTCGCCGTCGACGGCGTCCCGCTGGACTTCCTGCAGAACCGTGAGCCCAAGCTGCTGGTCGACGGCCTGACGCCCGTGGCGTGGGACGCCGACCCGACGCTGGAGTGGTGCCCGCCCGGGCACGGCGACCTCTACCCGGCGCTGTACGCGTCCGGCGTGCTGGACGCCCTGCTCGCCGCCGGCTTCCGGTACGCGTCCGTCTCCAACTCCGACAACCTCGGGGCGACGCCCGACGCCCGGGTCGCCGGCTGGTTCGCCGCGTCGGGTGCTCCGTTCGCGGCCGAGGTCGCGCGGCGTACGCCCGCGGACCGCAAGGGGGGTCACCTGGTGGTGCGCCGCTCCGACGGGCGGATCGTGCTGCGGGAGTCCGCGCAGACCGCGCCCGAGGACGCCGACGCCGCGGCCGACATCGCGACGCATGCCTACTTCAACACGAACAACCTGTGGCTCGACCTCGAGGCGCTGTCCGCGGAGCTGGAGCGCACCGGCGGCGTCCTGGACCTGCCGCTGATCCGCAACGAGAAGCACGTCGACCCCACCGACCGCACGTCCCCGAAGGTCGTGCAGGTGGAGTCCGCGATGGGGGCGGCCATCGAGGTCTTCGACGGCGCCGCCGTCCTGGAGGTCGGCCGTGAGCGCTTCCTGCCGGTGAAGACGACGAACGACCTGCTCGTCCTGCGCTCCGACGTCTACGCGGAGGACGACGCCCATCGCCTGGTCGCCGTCGTCGACGCACCGTTCGTCGACCTGGACCCGGCGCACTACGCGCTCGTGGGCGAGTTCGACACCCGCGTGCCGCACGTGCCGTCGCTGCGGGGTGCCACGTCCCTGCGGGTCCGGGGGGACTGGTCCCTGGGTCGCGGCGTGGCGGTCGTCGGTGACGCGGAGCTGACGGGCGAGGGCGGCACGGTCCCCGACGGCGCCACGCTGGTCGCGGACGTCTCCGCGGACGCGGTCCGCGCCTGA
- a CDS encoding GlsB/YeaQ/YmgE family stress response membrane protein, with product MGISGIISAIVVGAIIGALGRLVVRGKQNISILVTIIIGIVAALIGTWLAQVIGVEVTDGIDWIEILLQVVLAAVFVIIYASWAGKRR from the coding sequence ATGGGCATCAGCGGAATCATCAGCGCCATCGTCGTCGGCGCCATCATCGGCGCGCTCGGCCGCCTCGTGGTGCGCGGCAAGCAGAACATCTCGATCCTGGTGACGATCATCATCGGGATCGTGGCCGCGCTCATCGGCACGTGGCTCGCGCAGGTCATCGGCGTCGAGGTCACCGATGGCATCGACTGGATCGAGATCCTGCTGCAGGTCGTGCTCGCGGCGGTCTTCGTCATCATCTACGCGAGCTGGGCCGGCAAGCGCCGCTGA
- a CDS encoding family 20 glycosylhydrolase, producing MSDPITVVPAPLVVRPSARRPYVITGSTTVVVDADEQLVPVAVLTADLLGRVSGRAVEIRHAGPDAPGVVRMRLVTDLPPGPETYRVVVGDGRVRLEARTTDGLVHAVVTLRQLLRERPDGGVEVGAVHIEDAPRYPWRGLSLDVARHFVSVADLKVVMGLMGHYKLNVLHLHLTDDQAWRLDMPSRPELVRRSSAHSVGGDPGGHYSAADWDEILAYARARAIRVVPEIDVPGHVNAALHAYGELNPDGQPAAEYLGTDVGFSRLHDDLPATHEFLVDVFGDLAEMTPGSHVHIGGDEVLTMEPDEYARLVRAASAAVTAHGKRVVGWQEVAHVPDLPAGTVVQYWDTRGDAEPFVAAARAGARILLSPAPRVYLDMRYGPGFPLGQEWAGFVELRDAYEWEPAELVEGLPPEAVVGVEAALWTETLRTLDDLTTMLLPRLAAVAEVAWSAPEHRDHDDLVRRLRAHGRHWDRTGLAWHRTPQGTWDD from the coding sequence GTGTCCGACCCGATCACGGTGGTGCCCGCACCGCTCGTCGTCCGGCCCTCGGCCCGCCGGCCGTACGTCATCACGGGTTCCACGACCGTCGTCGTCGACGCCGACGAGCAGCTGGTGCCCGTCGCCGTGCTGACCGCGGACCTGCTGGGCCGCGTCAGCGGCCGGGCCGTGGAGATCCGCCACGCCGGGCCCGACGCGCCGGGGGTCGTGCGCATGCGGCTCGTGACGGACCTGCCGCCGGGGCCGGAGACCTACCGCGTCGTCGTGGGCGACGGGCGGGTGCGGCTGGAGGCGCGGACCACCGACGGCCTCGTGCACGCGGTGGTGACGCTGCGCCAGCTGCTGCGCGAGCGTCCCGACGGGGGTGTCGAGGTCGGGGCCGTCCACATCGAGGACGCGCCGCGCTACCCGTGGCGCGGCCTGTCGTTGGACGTGGCGCGGCACTTCGTGAGCGTGGCGGACCTCAAGGTCGTCATGGGGCTCATGGGCCACTACAAGCTCAACGTGCTGCACCTGCACCTGACCGACGACCAGGCGTGGCGCCTGGACATGCCGTCGCGACCCGAGCTGGTCCGGCGCTCCAGCGCGCACTCGGTGGGCGGCGACCCGGGCGGTCACTACTCGGCGGCGGACTGGGACGAGATCCTGGCGTACGCCCGGGCGCGTGCCATCCGCGTGGTCCCCGAGATCGACGTGCCCGGTCACGTCAACGCCGCGCTGCACGCGTACGGCGAGCTCAACCCGGACGGGCAGCCCGCCGCGGAGTACCTGGGCACCGACGTCGGCTTCTCCCGGCTGCACGACGACCTGCCGGCCACGCACGAGTTCCTCGTCGACGTCTTCGGTGACCTGGCGGAGATGACCCCCGGCAGCCACGTGCACATCGGCGGCGACGAGGTCCTGACGATGGAACCGGACGAGTACGCGCGCCTGGTGCGCGCGGCGTCCGCGGCGGTGACCGCCCACGGCAAGCGCGTGGTCGGGTGGCAGGAGGTGGCGCACGTGCCGGACCTGCCGGCCGGGACGGTCGTGCAGTACTGGGACACCCGGGGTGACGCCGAGCCGTTCGTCGCGGCCGCGCGTGCCGGGGCGCGGATCCTGCTCTCACCGGCGCCGCGGGTCTACCTGGACATGCGGTACGGGCCCGGGTTCCCGCTCGGTCAGGAGTGGGCCGGGTTCGTCGAGCTGCGTGACGCCTACGAGTGGGAGCCCGCGGAGCTGGTGGAAGGGCTGCCGCCCGAGGCGGTGGTCGGCGTCGAGGCCGCGCTCTGGACCGAGACGCTGCGGACCCTGGACGACCTGACGACGATGCTGCTGCCGCGGCTCGCTGCCGTCGCCGAGGTCGCGTGGAGCGCGCCCGAGCACCGCGACCACGACGACCTGGTGCGGCGGCTGCGGGCGCACGGCCGGCACTGGGACCGCACCGGCCTGGCGTGGCACCGCACCCCGCAGGGCACCTGGGACGACTGA
- a CDS encoding phospholipid carrier-dependent glycosyltransferase codes for MPTDDDDTARAPRARAAAPHAAAADTLPPASVTDPDPDAPDGTPAPTTGHEPGTTTAAEPATVPDPTGTDPTGDDPGTAAPADVEPNEPRLLRRLLGADTLALDATPRARLHGWLWALGVTALAGFLRLWDLGRPHRLVFDETYYVKDAYSLLVHGYEATWVADSNPQFEAGDTSVLNADPAYVVHPPVGKWMIALGIQLGGGVESSVAWRLAAAVCGTLAVLMIARIARRLFASTALGTVAGLFLALDGQAIVQSRISLLDPFLMFFALAAFGCLLLDREQARRRLAVRTAAILDGGGPLRWGPGLGWRWWRLAAGVLLGLAIGTKWSGLYFLAVFGLLTVLWDATARRSAGVRPWVRATLVKDAVVAFLVMVPTAAATYLASWAGWFATDNGWNRHWAEANPGQGVQWLPPALRSLLAYHQDMWRYHTTLETPHGYAAGPLGWIVQWRPTSFWYPTEVSGLTGEAAEQACGAATCSQAIVSVGNPVIWWAGAAAVLVALFWLVRYRDWRAGAVLSGLVAGWLPWFAYMHRTIFTFYSVAFVPWVVLTLVYVLGLLVGPQVEPDGSAREVRARRWTIAAVGVFVAVVVGVGLFFYPVWSAWVIPWEQWHMRMWLPTWI; via the coding sequence GTGCCGACCGACGACGACGACACCGCACGCGCGCCCCGGGCCCGGGCAGCGGCCCCGCACGCCGCCGCCGCGGACACGCTGCCCCCCGCGTCGGTGACCGACCCGGACCCCGACGCGCCGGACGGCACACCCGCACCGACCACCGGGCACGAGCCGGGGACGACGACCGCGGCCGAGCCCGCGACCGTCCCCGACCCGACCGGTACCGACCCCACCGGCGACGACCCCGGGACGGCGGCGCCCGCGGACGTCGAGCCGAACGAGCCGCGGCTGCTGCGTCGCCTGCTCGGGGCGGACACGCTCGCCCTGGACGCGACTCCCCGTGCGCGCCTGCACGGCTGGCTGTGGGCGCTGGGCGTCACCGCCCTCGCCGGCTTCCTGCGGCTGTGGGACCTGGGCCGCCCCCACCGCCTCGTCTTCGACGAGACGTACTACGTCAAGGACGCGTACTCGCTGCTCGTCCACGGCTACGAGGCCACGTGGGTCGCGGACTCCAACCCGCAGTTCGAGGCCGGCGACACGAGCGTGCTCAACGCCGACCCGGCGTACGTCGTCCACCCGCCCGTCGGCAAGTGGATGATCGCGCTCGGCATCCAGCTGGGCGGCGGCGTCGAGAGCTCCGTGGCATGGCGGCTGGCGGCGGCGGTCTGCGGGACGCTCGCGGTGCTGATGATCGCCCGCATCGCGCGGCGCCTGTTCGCGTCGACCGCGCTGGGCACGGTCGCCGGCCTCTTCCTCGCGCTCGACGGCCAGGCGATCGTCCAGTCACGCATCAGCCTGCTGGACCCGTTCCTCATGTTCTTCGCGCTCGCCGCGTTCGGCTGCCTGCTGCTGGACCGGGAGCAGGCCCGTCGGCGCCTGGCCGTGCGCACGGCCGCGATCCTCGACGGCGGCGGCCCGCTGCGCTGGGGACCCGGTCTCGGCTGGCGCTGGTGGCGCCTGGCGGCCGGCGTGCTGCTGGGCCTGGCGATCGGCACCAAGTGGTCCGGGCTGTACTTCCTCGCCGTGTTCGGCCTGCTCACCGTCCTGTGGGACGCCACGGCACGCCGCAGCGCGGGGGTGCGGCCCTGGGTGCGCGCGACGCTGGTCAAGGACGCCGTCGTCGCGTTCCTCGTCATGGTCCCCACGGCCGCCGCGACGTACCTCGCGTCGTGGGCGGGCTGGTTCGCCACCGACAACGGGTGGAACCGCCACTGGGCGGAGGCGAACCCGGGCCAGGGGGTGCAGTGGCTGCCCCCGGCGCTGCGCTCGCTGCTCGCCTACCACCAGGACATGTGGCGGTACCACACCACCCTGGAGACCCCCCACGGCTACGCGGCCGGACCGCTGGGCTGGATCGTGCAGTGGCGGCCCACGTCGTTCTGGTACCCCACCGAGGTGTCCGGCCTGACCGGTGAGGCCGCGGAGCAGGCGTGCGGTGCGGCGACCTGCTCGCAGGCGATCGTGTCCGTCGGCAACCCGGTCATCTGGTGGGCCGGGGCGGCCGCGGTCCTCGTCGCGCTGTTCTGGCTGGTGCGCTACCGCGACTGGCGCGCCGGGGCGGTGCTGTCCGGGCTGGTCGCCGGCTGGCTGCCGTGGTTCGCCTACATGCACCGCACGATCTTCACGTTCTACAGCGTCGCGTTCGTGCCGTGGGTGGTGCTCACGCTCGTGTACGTCCTGGGGCTCCTGGTCGGCCCTCAGGTCGAGCCCGACGGCAGCGCGCGGGAGGTCCGCGCACGGCGCTGGACGATCGCCGCCGTCGGGGTGTTCGTCGCGGTGGTCGTGGGCGTCGGGCTCTTCTTCTACCCGGTCTGGTCGGCCTGGGTCATCCCGTGGGAGCAGTGGCACATGCGGATGTGGCTGCCCACCTGGATCTGA
- the rsmI gene encoding 16S rRNA (cytidine(1402)-2'-O)-methyltransferase — protein sequence MRPGQGALVLAATPIGDAEDASVRLRRLLAEADVVAAEDTRRTRALAARLGVSIGGRVVSHHEHNESGRSDELLDVVAAGGTVLVVTDAGMPTVSDPGFRAVQAAVAAGLPVTVAPGPSAVLAALALSGLPTDRFCFEGFLPRRAGDRARALAALAGERRTIVLFEAPHRVAEALDALVEAFGPERPGAVCRELTKTYEEVRRGPLAELAAWAHAGDVRGEVVLVVGGAPQGGPRGVEELVPEVLARVDGGERLKTVVAEVAEATGVPKRDLYAAALASRTP from the coding sequence CTGCGACCCGGGCAGGGCGCGCTCGTCCTCGCGGCCACGCCCATCGGGGACGCCGAGGACGCGTCGGTGCGGCTGCGGCGCCTGCTGGCCGAGGCCGACGTCGTGGCCGCGGAGGACACGCGCCGCACCCGTGCGCTGGCCGCGCGCCTCGGGGTGAGCATCGGCGGGCGGGTCGTCAGCCACCACGAGCACAACGAGTCGGGGCGGTCCGACGAGCTGCTCGACGTCGTCGCGGCGGGCGGCACCGTCCTGGTCGTCACGGACGCGGGCATGCCGACGGTGTCGGACCCGGGCTTCCGGGCCGTGCAGGCCGCGGTCGCCGCCGGGCTGCCGGTCACGGTGGCACCCGGGCCCAGCGCCGTCCTCGCGGCGCTCGCGCTGTCCGGCCTGCCGACCGACCGGTTCTGCTTCGAGGGCTTCCTGCCGCGTCGCGCCGGGGACAGGGCGCGCGCCCTGGCGGCCCTGGCCGGCGAGCGCCGCACGATCGTGCTCTTCGAGGCGCCCCACCGGGTGGCCGAGGCGCTCGACGCGCTGGTCGAGGCGTTCGGTCCCGAGCGGCCGGGCGCCGTGTGCCGCGAGCTGACCAAGACGTACGAGGAGGTGCGTCGCGGTCCGCTGGCCGAGCTCGCGGCCTGGGCGCACGCCGGCGACGTGCGCGGCGAGGTCGTGCTGGTCGTCGGGGGCGCGCCGCAGGGTGGTCCCCGTGGCGTCGAGGAGCTGGTGCCGGAGGTGCTGGCGCGCGTGGACGGCGGGGAGCGGCTCAAGACCGTCGTCGCGGAGGTCGCCGAGGCGACGGGCGTGCCCAAGCGGGACCTCTACGCGGCGGCACTCGCCTCCCGGACCCCCTGA
- a CDS encoding isochorismatase family protein: MSDVTGAPRRALVVVDVQPTFCEGGALAVAGGDAVARAIADYAAAHRDRYDLVVTTQDWHVDPGTHFSATPDYVDTWPPHAVAGTPEAELHPALADLRPDVSVRKGEYAAAYSGFEGVDADGRLLATVLQEAGVGDVDVVGIAESHCVRATALDALGLGLRTRVLTDLTVPVTPEQGAAARAAMAAAGAELVESGLL; encoded by the coding sequence ATGAGTGACGTGACAGGGGCCCCGCGACGCGCACTGGTCGTCGTCGACGTGCAGCCGACCTTCTGCGAGGGCGGGGCGCTGGCGGTGGCCGGTGGCGACGCCGTCGCCCGGGCGATCGCCGACTACGCGGCCGCGCACCGGGACCGGTACGACCTGGTCGTGACGACGCAGGACTGGCACGTCGACCCGGGCACGCACTTCTCGGCGACGCCCGACTACGTCGACACCTGGCCGCCGCACGCCGTGGCCGGCACCCCCGAGGCCGAGCTGCACCCCGCACTGGCGGACCTGCGCCCCGACGTCAGCGTGCGCAAGGGCGAGTACGCGGCGGCGTACTCCGGGTTCGAGGGCGTCGACGCCGACGGCCGCCTGCTGGCCACCGTGCTGCAGGAGGCGGGGGTGGGCGACGTCGACGTGGTGGGCATCGCCGAGTCGCACTGCGTGCGGGCGACCGCGCTCGACGCGCTGGGCCTCGGCCTGCGCACCCGCGTGCTGACGGACCTCACCGTCCCGGTGACCCCGGAGCAGGGTGCGGCCGCGCGCGCGGCGATGGCGGCCGCGGGTGCCGAGCTCGTGGAGTCCGGCCTCCTCTGA